CGAGTTCTGCGACATTACCGCGTTGTTTGGACGAAAAGTGCGAACCAAATCAACAGAGCAGGTTCTGGCCGAACTCGGAAGTCTCTATTCTCTCGGTTATCGCGGGAATATATTCTTCGTGGACGATAACTTCATCGGGAATAAAGCCAAACTGAAGAGAGACCTTCTTCCGAAGTTGATTGGCTGGACGAAAGAACGGAATTATCCTTTCCGGTTTAATACAGAAGCAAGCATTAATCTGGCCGATGATGAAGAGTTGATGAAGCTGATGGTACAGGCCGGTTTTGAAAGTGTGTTTGTAGGAATTGAAACACCCGAGCAGGAGAGCCTGGCCGGATGTAACAAGATGCAGAATACGCAGCGGAATCTGGTCGACGATGTTCGCAGAATGCAGCATTCCGGATTGCAGGTGTCGGGTGGTTTCATTGTCGGTTTCGATCAGGATTCTCCTTCAGTTTTTCAGCGGCAAATTGAATTCATTCAGCAAAGTGGCATAGTAACAGCCATGGTTGGTTTGCTGAATGCACAAAGGAAGACCAAACTCTACCAGCGGCTCAAGGATGAGGAACGCTTGCTGGATGTGAGCTCAGGAAACAATACTGACTTCAGTATGAATTTCATTCCCAGGATGAACCTCGATTTTCTGATGGAAGGATACCGTCGGGTGCTGAAGGAAATCTACAGCTGCAAACCATATTATCAGCGGGTTCGCCATTTTCTGCGGAATTATAAGACGGGGCTGCACACTCACAGAAAGATGACCTTCGCCAATGTAAAAGCGTTAATACGTTCTATGTTTGTTTTGGGAGTGTTGAAACAAGGTCAGTTCTATTATTGGAGGCTGTTCGTCTGGACCATTTTTCATTGTCCTGAAAACTTCTCCGAAGCGATTACCCTCGCTATATATGGCTACCATTTTCGCAAAATTTATTCAATAGCCTGACTACATCATCCCTTGCTCAAAACCACCGGAACGTTAAATCCATCTTAAAAAACGGATAGTCTTCGGGAATTTTCGCACTCGCATTGTTGGTATAAAGTGAAGACACAAAACAAAAAATAATTCAACAAAATATGAGTGCAAATATTCCAAGCTACGACGGTAAGCGGTTGGTTATTCTGGGTGGTGGTTTTGCAGGGCTTACACTTGCCCGAAAACTGGCTAAAAGTAATTTACAGATCGTATTGGTCAACAAGCACAATTATCATCAG
This Prolixibacter sp. NT017 DNA region includes the following protein-coding sequences:
- a CDS encoding B12-binding domain-containing radical SAM protein, which codes for MKILLVNPQCADTFWSFKYALRFISRKVANPPLGLLTVSALLPGDWEKRIIDMNDISLREEDVSWADLVFIGAMDIQRHSVKHVIRMCQKLNTKMVAGGPLFTSEPEEWPMIDYLVLNEAETTLPWFLKDWEQGTPQHLYQTDEFPSLALSPVPDYYLLNMKKYATLSLQYSRGCPFDCEFCDITALFGRKVRTKSTEQVLAELGSLYSLGYRGNIFFVDDNFIGNKAKLKRDLLPKLIGWTKERNYPFRFNTEASINLADDEELMKLMVQAGFESVFVGIETPEQESLAGCNKMQNTQRNLVDDVRRMQHSGLQVSGGFIVGFDQDSPSVFQRQIEFIQQSGIVTAMVGLLNAQRKTKLYQRLKDEERLLDVSSGNNTDFSMNFIPRMNLDFLMEGYRRVLKEIYSCKPYYQRVRHFLRNYKTGLHTHRKMTFANVKALIRSMFVLGVLKQGQFYYWRLFVWTIFHCPENFSEAITLAIYGYHFRKIYSIA